One genomic segment of Deltaproteobacteria bacterium includes these proteins:
- a CDS encoding aspartate aminotransferase family protein, whose protein sequence is MSSQDIVTRTDRHLMATYLRAPVAFVRGDGARLWDADGKEYLDLFACLAVANLGHAPRAVAEAINAQTAKIFHVSNLHYCEPQMRLAELLCERSFADRVFLCNSGAEANEAAIKLARRWGHANGGQRFEIVTALGSFHGRTLATLTATGQEKIRVGFQPLPGGFRYVPFDDLGALDRALTDTTAALLLEPILGEGGVVVPSPEYLVGARKLCDERGILLMLDEIQVGMGRTGTLFAYEQLGVVPDVMTLAKALASGIPIGACLARADIAAAFGAGAHGSTFGGNAVAAAAAVRTLEIMTAPEFLPGVRQRAVHFRAGLDRIAARSPKVKGVRGAGFIQGMLLSEPGAPLVAKCLERGVLLNCTADTVLRFLPPLVITENEIDQALAIVEEVLSA, encoded by the coding sequence ATGAGCAGCCAGGACATCGTCACGCGCACCGATCGTCATCTGATGGCCACCTACCTCCGGGCCCCGGTGGCGTTCGTTCGTGGCGACGGAGCGCGCCTCTGGGACGCCGACGGGAAGGAGTATCTCGACCTCTTCGCGTGCCTCGCGGTCGCGAATCTCGGGCACGCGCCAAGGGCCGTCGCGGAGGCGATCAACGCGCAGACCGCGAAGATCTTCCACGTCTCGAACCTCCATTACTGCGAGCCCCAGATGCGCCTCGCCGAGTTGCTCTGCGAGCGCTCGTTCGCGGACAGGGTGTTCCTCTGCAACAGCGGCGCCGAGGCCAACGAGGCGGCGATCAAGCTCGCACGCCGCTGGGGCCACGCGAACGGCGGCCAGCGCTTCGAGATCGTGACCGCGCTCGGCTCCTTCCACGGCCGGACGCTCGCGACCCTCACCGCGACGGGACAGGAAAAGATCCGGGTCGGCTTCCAGCCGCTTCCCGGCGGCTTCCGCTACGTGCCCTTCGACGACCTCGGCGCGCTCGACCGCGCGCTCACCGACACCACCGCCGCGCTCCTTCTGGAGCCGATCCTCGGGGAAGGCGGCGTCGTCGTGCCGAGCCCGGAGTATCTCGTCGGCGCTCGCAAGCTCTGCGACGAGCGCGGCATTCTCTTGATGCTCGACGAGATCCAGGTCGGCATGGGGCGGACCGGGACGCTCTTCGCCTACGAGCAGCTCGGCGTCGTTCCCGACGTCATGACGCTCGCGAAGGCGCTCGCGAGCGGCATCCCGATCGGTGCTTGCCTCGCGCGCGCCGACATCGCCGCGGCGTTCGGCGCCGGCGCGCACGGCTCGACCTTCGGCGGCAACGCGGTCGCGGCGGCCGCCGCGGTGCGGACCCTCGAGATCATGACCGCACCCGAGTTTCTGCCCGGCGTCCGGCAGCGAGCGGTGCACTTCCGCGCCGGCCTCGACCGCATCGCGGCACGCTCGCCGAAGGTGAAGGGCGTGCGGGGCGCCGGCTTCATCCAGGGCATGCTGCTCTCGGAGCCGGGCGCGCCGCTGGTGGCGAAGTGCCTCGAGCGCGGCGTGCTCCTCAACTGCACGGCGGACACGGTGCTCCGGTTCCTGCCGCCGCTCGTCATCACCGAAAACGAGATCGACCAGGCGCTGGCGATCGTCGAAGAGGTACTCTCGGCATGA
- a CDS encoding isoprenylcysteine carboxylmethyltransferase family protein, whose product METHETGGGVARALILAYGVGTYLFFFCTFLYLIGFVGNWVVPKGIDDGPPASSTGTAIAINIVLLGIFALQHTIMARPAFKQVWTRWVPWHSERTTFVFLTTVILAFMAWQWRPLPVSVWRIENAFAAALLVGISLAGWGIVLVSTFLIDHFELFGLTQSVSYALGRPLVHPTFKERLFYKWVRHPLMLGFLIAFWATPAMSQGHLLFAIVTTAYILVALQIEERTLVHLHGEQYRDYQRRVSMLLPFVGRGRTGRR is encoded by the coding sequence ATGGAGACGCACGAGACGGGCGGCGGCGTCGCTCGCGCTCTGATACTGGCGTACGGGGTGGGTACGTATCTCTTCTTCTTCTGCACGTTTCTCTATCTGATCGGGTTCGTCGGGAACTGGGTCGTCCCGAAAGGCATCGATGATGGGCCGCCCGCTTCGTCGACGGGCACGGCCATCGCCATCAACATCGTGCTCCTCGGGATCTTCGCCCTGCAGCACACCATCATGGCGCGCCCGGCGTTCAAGCAAGTCTGGACACGCTGGGTGCCGTGGCACAGCGAACGCACGACGTTCGTCTTCCTCACGACGGTGATCCTCGCCTTCATGGCATGGCAATGGCGTCCGCTCCCCGTGTCAGTCTGGCGGATCGAGAACGCCTTCGCGGCGGCGCTGCTCGTCGGCATCTCCCTTGCCGGATGGGGTATCGTGCTCGTCTCGACGTTCCTCATCGACCACTTCGAGCTCTTCGGTCTCACGCAGTCCGTCTCGTATGCGCTCGGACGGCCGCTCGTGCATCCCACGTTCAAGGAACGCCTCTTCTACAAGTGGGTACGGCATCCGCTGATGCTGGGCTTCTTGATCGCGTTCTGGGCAACGCCGGCCATGAGCCAGGGACATCTCCTCTTCGCGATCGTGACGACCGCCTACATCCTCGTCGCTCTCCAGATCGAGGAGCGCACGCTGGTCCACCTGCACGGCGAGCAGTATCGCGACTACCAGAGGCGCGTGTCGATGCTGCTGCCGTTTGTTGGGCGGGGACGCACCGGCCGACGATGA
- the argF gene encoding ornithine carbamoyltransferase produces the protein MKRDLLRLVDLTRDECAALFALATEIKTALRSGKPRPLLAGRTLAMIFEKPSLRTRVSFEAGMFQLGGHAIYLAPWDIRLGERETVADVARNLARVVDMIVARTFSHDVLVELAGHAKVPVINGLTDLHHPCQVLADLFTLVEHRRKLDDLRVVFVGDGNNLVHSWMEAAAVFPFTFALACPAGYEPNVEILAECRARGARIEITRSVSDAVRSADVLYTDVWTSMGQEDEAVERRTHFAGYQIDDGVLRHAAKDALVMHCLPAHRGEEITDAVIEGRQSVVFDQAENRLHLQKALMAWLARESGK, from the coding sequence ATGAAGCGTGACCTCCTCCGCCTCGTCGATCTCACGCGCGACGAGTGCGCGGCGCTCTTCGCCCTGGCGACCGAGATCAAGACGGCGCTGCGCTCCGGCAAGCCGCGGCCGCTCCTCGCCGGCAGAACGCTCGCCATGATCTTCGAGAAGCCGAGCCTGCGAACGCGCGTCAGCTTCGAGGCGGGCATGTTCCAGCTCGGCGGCCACGCGATCTATCTCGCGCCGTGGGACATCCGCCTCGGCGAGCGCGAGACCGTCGCCGACGTCGCGCGCAATCTGGCGCGCGTCGTCGACATGATCGTCGCGCGCACGTTCAGCCATGACGTGCTCGTCGAGCTCGCCGGGCACGCGAAGGTTCCCGTCATCAATGGCCTCACCGACCTGCACCACCCCTGCCAGGTGCTCGCCGACCTCTTCACGCTGGTCGAACACCGCCGGAAGCTCGACGACCTGCGCGTGGTGTTCGTCGGCGACGGCAACAACCTCGTACACTCCTGGATGGAGGCGGCGGCGGTCTTCCCCTTCACGTTCGCGCTCGCCTGCCCGGCGGGCTACGAGCCGAACGTCGAGATCCTCGCGGAGTGCCGCGCGCGCGGCGCCCGCATCGAGATCACCCGGTCCGTCTCCGACGCCGTCCGCAGCGCCGACGTCCTCTACACCGATGTCTGGACGAGCATGGGCCAGGAAGACGAGGCGGTCGAGCGCCGCACCCACTTCGCCGGCTACCAGATCGACGACGGGGTGCTGCGCCACGCCGCCAAGGACGCGCTGGTGATGCATTGCCTGCCCGCCCATCGCGGCGAGGAGATCACGGACGCCGTGATCGAGGGCCGCCAGTCGGTCGTCTTCGACCAGGCGGAGAATCGCCTGCACCTCCAGAAGGCCCTGATGGCCTGGCTCGCCCGGGAGAGCGGCAAATGA